CAATAATAATACAAATCCCGGGACACAACAATATCAGAATCAAGCAACCGATTATTTAAACCAAGCACAAAAAACTAACCACAGTACGATTTCTCAACAATTGAATTTAGACCTGGCAAAAACAAACGCGATGATGGCTGGAAATCATCAACAAGTAAGCCAAATTGAGCAATTACAAAATCAAAAGAGGAACCAGGCTAATCAGCAAATTATTAATGGCGTCTTCTCATTATTAAATTCATTCAAACAGGAATCAGAAATTAAAAAAGCTTGGCAAGCTGATTACATTAGAAGAGATTTTGAAAGAGCAACCCGTGGGGACACGATGGGGATGTATTTCTTAGCTTATAAGTATACCAGAGGGAATAGAAGTATTGGTTTTATTCCTGACCTTAATCAAGCGGTTTACTGGTATTGTCAGGCTGCGAATCTTGGCCATAAATGCTCTTTATTTGGAATTGCCGAAGAAAATTCAGGTCATTTTGACAATAGCAGTTTTAGCTTAAATCCAAAATTTGTGCATATATCTCCAGAATCAAAAGCTATCTCTCTTCCTTACTTATGCTCAGCTTATATTTTGTTGGGTAGTGATAGTACATTGAAAAGTACTTGTAGTTACGGCGGCAATGTGCCTCATTTAAAAAGGCTCATTATTAATTCATTATTTTATTTGTATCCCTTAATTCGCAATGATGCTGGCACAGATCTTCTTCATGGCTTATACGAGCTTTTTAATGAAAAAAGGTTAGAAATTGAATATCTATTAAAGGACGACAAACTAAAGTCTCTAGCTAAACAAGAAAAGAAAATCTTAGCTAAATATCTCGAAGAAATTCAGGAGGAACTAAA
This DNA window, taken from Melioribacteraceae bacterium, encodes the following:
- a CDS encoding SEL1-like repeat protein, which produces NNNTNPGTQQYQNQATDYLNQAQKTNHSTISQQLNLDLAKTNAMMAGNHQQVSQIEQLQNQKRNQANQQIINGVFSLLNSFKQESEIKKAWQADYIRRDFERATRGDTMGMYFLAYKYTRGNRSIGFIPDLNQAVYWYCQAANLGHKCSLFGIAEENSGHFDNSSFSLNPKFVHISPESKAISLPYLCSAYILLGSDSTLKSTCSYGGNVPHLKRLIINSLFYLYPLIRNDAGTDLLHGLYELFNEKRLEIEYLLKDDKLKSLAKQEKKILAKYLEEIQEELKNSPDVAKPVIDSDWFESFVKSNMLPQFHQD